The region CTCTCCGTATATGATACAACCAACAATCAGTTTTTAGATGAGTGAGCAATGCTTAACCACCTCATCTCATTAAAGGAATGATCGGGATCAGCGATGGTCAACTCTAACGGATCGCTAAAGACTGTAGCGGCTTCCCCAAAATTTATTCCATGTTTAGTGATATTACGCTTTTTTTCTGCCAAGTCCCACTCAAATTGCATCATTTTTTTCTGTCCAGACTGACACA is a window of Synechocystis sp. PCC 7338 DNA encoding:
- a CDS encoding BrnT family toxin → MMQFEWDLAEKKRNITKHGINFGEAATVFSDPLELTIADPDHSFNEMRWLSIAHSSKN